The following proteins are encoded in a genomic region of Pungitius pungitius chromosome 19, fPunPun2.1, whole genome shotgun sequence:
- the mkxa gene encoding mohawk homeobox a translates to MPGMFAGWGRVLGNTSSVIYSESRAARINQRRRRWCVWFELRISGQEHVSREWATGIRIIVLHGRETHEGPRTGETRGRCDKSEEKLFFIYFYIFHFLIGGNIWPKMNTIVFNKLSSQVLFEEKAKEVEMSSRNYLEVIDGQHPDLLSGNQTIRDNQAMRHRRSGGRPSGGKVRHKRQALQDMARPLKQWLYKHRDNPYPTKTEKILLALGSQMTLVQVSNWFANARRRLKNTVRQPDLSWALRIKLYNKYVQGNAERLSVSSEDSCSDDGDNPQRSQNGPEELHKPMYQSVIKKEGSSMVGMGMAMGMSMGMGGGLRSAASLAEDYVSPPKYKSSLLHRYLNDSLRHVMVANAVMDARKRNHSGSFSSNEYDDELLSPSSSEAEANFVYRAETTDHGSSKYDNGSGGGGAVQKERVKGKDETYWREINAAMALTNLAQGKDSASGTTSCIIQKSSHIAEIKTVKVPLMQKY, encoded by the exons TGCTAGGAAACACGAGCAGTGTGATATATTCAGAGTCCCGGGCGGCGCGGATAAATCAGAGGAGGAGACGGTGGTGCGTGTGGTTTGAGCTCAGGATCTCAGGACAGGAACATGTGAGCAGGGAATGGGCGACTGGAATCAGGATTATTGTTCTACACGGCAGAGAGACGCATGAGGGGCCGCGGACAG GAGAGACACGTGGACGCTGTGACAAATCAGAGGagaaactattttttatttatttttacatttttcactttctAATCGGGGGGAATATTTGGCCAAAGATGAACACCATCGTGTTTAACAAACTGAGCAGCCAAGTCCTGTTTGAGGAGAAGGCGAAAGAGGTGGAGATGAGCAGCAGAAATTATCTAGAAGTCATCGATGGGCAACATCCAGATCTCCTCTCCGGCAACCAGACCATCAGAGACAACCAGGCCATGAGGCACAGGAGGAGCGG TGGTCGTCCCAGCGGCGGTAAAGTACGACACAAGCGTCAGGCCCTGCAGGACATGGCGCGGCCGCTCAAGCAGTGGCTCTACAAGCACCGAGACAACCCCTACCCGACCAAGACGGAGAAAATCCTGCTGGCCCTCGGCTCGCAAATGACCCTGGTCCAG GTGTCCAACTGGTTTGCCAATGCCAGGAGGCGACTGAAGAACACGGTGAGGCAGCCGGACCTGAGCTGGGCGCTCAGGATCAAGCTCTACAACAAGTATGTCCAGGGCAACGCAGAGAGGCTGAGCGTCAGCAGCGAGGACAGCTGCTCAGACG ATGGGGACAACCCTCAGAGGTCACAGAACGGACCCGAGGAGCTCCACAAGCCGATGTACCAGAGCGTGATCAAGAAGGAGGGCTCCTCCATGGTGGGCATGGGCATGGCCATGGGTATGAGCATGGGCATGGGAGGCGGGCTGCGCTCGGCCGCCTCGCTGGCCGAGGACTACGTGTCTCCGCCCAAGTACAAGAGCAGCCTGCTGCACCGCTACCTGAACGACTCGCTGCGCCACGTCATGGTGGCCAACGCCGTCATGGACGCCCGCAAGAGGAACCACTCCGGCTCCTTCAGCTCCAACGAATACGACGACGAACTGCTCTCGCCGTCCTCCTCCGAGGCTGAGGCGAACTTTGTTTATCGGGCTG AAACCACAGACCATGGATCAAGTAAATATGACAA TGGCAGCGGCGGCGGTGGAGCTGTGCAAAAGGAGCGAGTGAAGGGCAAAGACGAGACGTACTGGAGAGAGATCAACGCCGCCATGGCCTTGACCAACTTGGCGCAGGGGAAGGACAGCGCCTCCGGGACCACCAGCTGCATCATCCAGAAGTCCTCCCATATAGCAGAGATCAAGACTGTTAAAGTGCCTCTGATGCAGAAATATTAG